A window of Verrucomicrobiota bacterium contains these coding sequences:
- the xseA gene encoding exodeoxyribonuclease VII large subunit, with protein MSVNKALSVAELTRQIKALLEKQLGDVWVEGEISNFKSQTSGHLYFTLKDASAQIAAVMFRGAASKLSFRPKDGMQVRLHGELSVYEVRGQYQLIVRRLEESGIGALQQRFEELKRKLQAEGFFAHERKRPIPSFPQTIGLVTSPTGAVLQDFIHVTRRRYPGQHIIVNPVKVQGVGAAEEIAAAVEEFNRLGNVDIIIIARGGGSLEDLWAFNEEIVARAVAASAIPTVSAVGHEVDFTICDFVSDLRAPTPSAAAEMVVPNAAELFVSIGHLRARLDREVASLWGVFKLRVKALREHNVFREPSRIIGLYQQQVDDHMNTLEARVQDDVRDRLDHVRNLHERLQVQSPAARIGKLRARLSLATDLLPRHARSKLLAGQSKWAVLQEKIKLLSPLNALSRGYALVKDADGKLLRSVKQIAPGQKVRTQLADGEFDSIVES; from the coding sequence ATGTCCGTGAATAAAGCCCTCTCTGTGGCCGAGCTTACACGCCAGATCAAGGCTTTGTTGGAAAAACAACTCGGCGACGTCTGGGTGGAAGGGGAGATATCAAATTTCAAATCCCAGACTTCCGGACACCTCTACTTTACCCTAAAGGACGCCTCCGCGCAAATTGCTGCGGTGATGTTCCGCGGCGCAGCATCGAAGCTCTCCTTCCGCCCGAAAGACGGGATGCAAGTACGTTTGCATGGGGAACTCAGCGTTTATGAGGTGAGGGGTCAATACCAGTTGATTGTGCGCAGGCTCGAGGAGTCGGGCATTGGAGCATTACAACAGAGATTCGAGGAGCTTAAACGTAAACTCCAGGCCGAAGGGTTTTTTGCACACGAAAGAAAACGTCCGATCCCTTCTTTTCCCCAGACCATAGGTCTAGTGACCTCGCCGACGGGCGCGGTTTTGCAGGATTTTATTCATGTCACCCGCCGTCGTTATCCGGGGCAACATATTATCGTGAATCCAGTCAAGGTCCAAGGTGTGGGGGCGGCTGAAGAGATAGCGGCGGCGGTGGAAGAGTTTAACAGGCTCGGCAATGTCGATATCATCATCATCGCCCGGGGTGGGGGCAGCCTGGAAGACCTTTGGGCTTTTAACGAGGAGATTGTGGCCCGGGCTGTCGCGGCATCTGCGATTCCTACTGTTTCGGCTGTGGGGCATGAGGTGGATTTTACCATCTGCGATTTTGTATCGGACTTGCGCGCCCCGACTCCTAGTGCGGCGGCGGAAATGGTCGTCCCAAATGCTGCTGAATTATTTGTGAGTATCGGCCATCTGCGGGCACGCCTTGACCGTGAGGTCGCGAGTTTATGGGGAGTCTTTAAACTACGGGTCAAAGCCTTGCGCGAACATAATGTTTTCCGGGAACCTTCCCGGATCATTGGCCTTTATCAACAACAAGTCGATGATCATATGAATACACTGGAGGCCCGCGTGCAGGATGACGTCCGGGACCGACTGGACCACGTGCGCAATTTGCATGAACGGTTACAAGTCCAGAGTCCTGCGGCCCGCATCGGCAAATTGCGTGCACGCCTGTCACTGGCCACAGATCTCCTGCCACGCCATGCCCGGAGCAAATTGCTCGCCGGCCAATCGAAATGGGCCGTCCTCCAAGAAAAAATCAAATTGCTCAGTCCTCTGAATGCCCTTTCCCGTGGTTATGCCCTCGTGAAAGATGCTGACGGCAAATTGCTGCGTTCCGTCAAACAAATTGCTCCGGGCCAAAAGGTCAGAACCCAACTTGCCGATGGGGAATTCGACAGCATCGTGGAGTCTTGA
- a CDS encoding TIGR00282 family metallophosphoesterase, translating into MRLLFIGDIVGEPGRLTVKSLLPGLIKKHSIDFVVANGENSANKGGGMEMPKLKEMLAAGVDCFTSGDHVWDQRDIIPFLDSEKNVLRPHNYPAGVNGKGVTILEKGGRTLGVMNLQGRTFMSQAIENPFVIGRSEAMKMRLETKCIFVDIHAETTSEKIALGRYLDGLVSAVVGTHTHVQTADEQIFPNGTAFLCDVGMTGPHNGSLGREVEPVIKRFVTNMPQRFPVAAGDLKLHGVLIDIEDQSGKATCIERISVPHQEPKSDVADAFAKTFQL; encoded by the coding sequence ATGCGTTTGTTATTCATAGGTGATATTGTCGGGGAGCCCGGGCGTTTAACGGTCAAATCTCTTTTGCCGGGTTTGATCAAAAAACACTCGATTGATTTTGTCGTGGCCAATGGGGAGAATAGTGCCAATAAGGGTGGGGGTATGGAAATGCCCAAGCTTAAGGAAATGTTGGCAGCGGGGGTGGATTGTTTTACCAGTGGAGACCATGTCTGGGATCAGCGGGATATTATTCCTTTCCTCGACTCGGAAAAAAATGTCCTCCGGCCCCATAATTATCCCGCAGGAGTCAATGGTAAAGGGGTGACAATCCTCGAAAAAGGGGGAAGAACCCTCGGGGTGATGAATTTACAAGGGCGTACTTTTATGTCACAGGCCATTGAAAACCCTTTTGTGATCGGCAGGAGTGAGGCCATGAAGATGCGCTTGGAGACTAAATGCATCTTTGTTGATATTCACGCCGAGACCACTTCAGAAAAAATTGCCTTGGGCCGTTATCTCGACGGTTTGGTCTCCGCCGTGGTGGGCACCCATACACATGTACAGACCGCCGACGAGCAGATTTTCCCTAATGGCACGGCATTCCTCTGTGATGTCGGGATGACCGGGCCTCATAATGGAAGCCTCGGGCGCGAGGTGGAGCCAGTCATTAAAAGGTTTGTCACGAATATGCCCCAGCGTTTTCCCGTGGCCGCCGGTGATCTGAAGCTTCATGGGGTATTGATTGATATCGAGGATCAAAGCGGGAAAGCCACGTGTATTGAACGGATATCGGTCCCACACCAAGAACCAAAATCCGATGTCGCCGACGCATTTGCCAAAACTTTTCAACTTTGA
- a CDS encoding CNNM domain-containing protein codes for MGLDLLVYCGLCWLMTFLCTGMETGIMSLDRLRLRDRVRRKQAAALILNGIIEHPEKQLSVIFMLNTLMQVGAALFFAEWIFQRNMEMGWIFVSLGLYVCLFIVLVKMLPKSIFRDYALQGSLWLARPMLWITYALYPFVWLIKILTGLVMRFFHEEQPKRSLFVARDEIRLMARDNVSVSDISPEEKRMIGGVFDFQNVKASEVMIPIASTVTTNPFITPTEFVNRSIHHNISRLPVVGDDGEIIGIVSIYDILYDPYGSHHKSLKDYIHRPLFVEEHESADSVLQKLGRSRQPMAFVRNTTGKTVGIVTFGNLSFRILGKVCG; via the coding sequence TGACATTCCTCTGTACGGGGATGGAAACGGGGATTATGTCCTTGGACCGCTTACGGCTCCGTGACCGTGTCCGGCGTAAGCAGGCTGCGGCTTTGATTTTAAATGGCATTATCGAGCATCCAGAGAAACAACTCTCGGTGATTTTTATGCTCAATACGCTGATGCAGGTAGGCGCGGCATTATTCTTTGCCGAGTGGATATTCCAGAGGAATATGGAGATGGGGTGGATATTCGTGAGTTTGGGCCTGTACGTATGTTTATTCATTGTCCTCGTAAAAATGCTGCCAAAAAGTATTTTCCGGGATTACGCTCTGCAAGGCAGTCTCTGGCTCGCGCGTCCCATGCTTTGGATTACCTATGCCTTGTATCCGTTTGTCTGGTTGATCAAAATCCTTACAGGCCTGGTCATGCGCTTTTTCCATGAGGAACAACCCAAACGATCCCTTTTTGTCGCCCGCGACGAGATCCGGCTGATGGCAAGGGATAATGTCTCGGTCTCGGATATCAGCCCTGAGGAAAAACGGATGATCGGGGGGGTGTTTGATTTCCAAAATGTGAAAGCCAGTGAGGTAATGATCCCGATCGCATCCACCGTGACGACTAACCCCTTTATTACCCCGACAGAATTTGTCAACCGTTCGATCCACCATAATATCTCCCGCCTGCCTGTGGTGGGGGATGACGGTGAAATTATCGGCATCGTCTCGATTTACGATATCCTTTACGATCCCTATGGGAGCCACCATAAATCATTAAAAGATTACATTCATCGACCTCTTTTTGTGGAGGAACACGAGAGTGCTGACAGCGTCCTCCAGAAACTGGGCCGTTCCCGCCAACCGATGGCTTTTGTCCGTAACACAACAGGAAAGACTGTTGGAATCGTGACTTTTGGGAACCTCTCATTCCGGATTCTGGGTAAAGTTTGTGGTTAA